From the Streptomyces sp. Sge12 genome, the window GGAAACAACCGGCTCCGCCCGCTGCGCCCCGCCCTCCCTCCCCTCCCCTTCTCTCAGGAGGGCTGAACGATGGCCACCGCGGGCGGGAGGACGGCGGGGCGGTCGAGGAACGCGAGCACGGCCCGCTTCTCCGGAAGGTAGATCTCGGGCAGGTCGATCTCCGGCAGGGTGATCTCGCCCTGCCGGACGAAGCCGAGCCGGTTCAGCAGGGCGAGCGCCTTGGCGTTGGAGGCGTCGGGCTCGGCCACCGCGCGCAGAACGGCCGGGTCGCGGAAGGCGAACCGGATGAGCGACCCGACGAGGGTCCTGCTGAATCCGGGCCGGGGCCGGCCGGCCGCCGGGGCCAGCATCAGATGGACGCCGATGTCGCCCTCCCGCACCGCGTAGCAGTCGCTGACCCGGTCCTCGGCGGGCTCGTACGTCTGGAAGAGCGCCACCGGCTCGTCGTCCAGCCGGACCATGAACGCGTGGTGCGTGTCGCGGCGGTCCACGTCCTCGTAGATCTCCTGGACCAGTTCCCGGCTGGCGCCGTTCATGCCCCAGAACTGCGCGCGCTCCTCGACCACCCAGGAGTGCAGCACCGCGGAGTCCGCGGCGGGGTCGACCGGGGTGAATCGGACCGTGCCGAAACCTTCGACGGTCTCGGTCAGGACGTCCGCGCGCGGGGAGACGAGGACAGTGGACTCGGGTCTCATACGGGTTCCGTTTCTGCTCGGGCGGCAAGGACCGGCGAACGCGGGAAGCACTCGCAGCGCCCTATGGTTAGGCTGCCCTAACTATAGGGGTCCCTGGAAGGGCCCCCGAGGGGGCTCCCGGGCCCGCCCGGCAGGCACCTTTCGAGGATCTTGGTGAAGCAGACCTGCGGCTGTCCTCCAGCCAGGGGTACTCGGTGCACCACTTCGCCGCCAGCCACGCGCTCGCGATCACGATCACGAGCAGGGCGCCGCGCTGCGCGTTGGGTAGAACTCGCGGGGCGGCCGGGCCAGGAGCTCCCGTACGAAGGCGCCGTGCCCGCCGTCGGAGCCGGTGATCCAGCGCTCGGAACCGGTGAGGGGCTCGGGGTGCGCGACGGGCGTGAAGGAACCGTCGGCGCGCAGCACCCCCCCACACCGGCGGGTCGGCGGGCCGGGCAACGGCCGCACCGCCGACGGCGTTGGCCAGTCCGTTCTCGTCGAAGGCGTCGAGGCGGCGATCGGCCCCCACTCCTCACCGAGCAGGACGGGCGCCGTTCCGGCGGCGTTGAAGGGCCGGGCCCTGTCGAAGCGGGCGGCGACGGCCACCGTGCCCGAGGTGTCGGCGTAGCCCCACAACCCGCCGGTCATGAACCGGGACTTCAGGGCCCGCCGGCGCCGGTCAGCCGGCGCCGTGGCCGGGGGTGCTGCCGGGGTGGGTGAGGGCGAGGGCGGCGGCGTGGCCGTCGGGCGCGGGCAGGTCGACGAGGGTGAAGTCGGCGAGGGGCGGGGGAGTGGGGCGGGTGCCGACGTACGGGTGGACGAGACCGAGCGCGAGGCCTGTGCCGGTCGCCTTGAGGCAGGCTTCCTTGCGGCTCCAGAGGCGGGCGAGGGCCTCGGGGCGTTCGGCCGGCGTCAGGGCGCCGAGCTCGGCGGTTTCGTCGGGGTGCAGGGAGCGGAGGACGTCGGCGACGGTCTCGGGGCTCGGCGTCTTCTCGATGTCCACGCCGACGGGCAGCGCGGCGAGGGCGATGTAGGCGATGTCGCCCGTGTGGGAGAGGGAGAAATGCAGGGGGTTGCCGGTGACGGCGGGGCGGCCGTGGGGTTCACCGCAGCAGGGGCAGTCCTCCCGGGTGAGGGGGACAGCCTGCGGGGACAGGCCGAGGTAGCCGCCGAGGAGGACGCGCAGCCCGAGGTGGGCGGCGAGGTAGCGGTGGCGAAGCCCGGGCAGGCGCAGGCGCGCGGCCTTCTCGCGTTCACCGGCGTCGAGCACGGTGAGTGCGTCCTGGGTGCGGTGGCCGCCGAGGATGTGGGCGGTGGTGTCCAGGGACCACACGAGGGCGTCGGGGCCGGTGGGGGCCGGACCGATCACGGGGGCGTCGGCGCCGAGTTGGTTCACGTACTCGATCATTTGCCCGAGGGTAGACCAGGTGGTGGGGTGCGAGGGGCCCGTCGCGGTACCGGGGCTGCTTCGGGGGCCGCCGAGGCCGGCGGCGCACACGCCCGGTGGCAGCGGGAGAAGCCCCGTACACCGTGCGGACGTGTGACGGTGTACGGGGCGGCTCCTCGGACCGGACCGGGCCGGACGGGGCCGGGCGTTGGCCCGCGGTCGTTACGCGGCTTCGCTCCATGCCTCGTCGCTGCCGCGCGCGGTCCGCAGGGCACGGCCCCACCACAGCAGGTCGTCGAGGAGCACGGTCGCGGCCTGTTCGGCCCCTTCGTGGTCGCGAGGCTGTCCGGCCTCGTCGAAGGGGAACTGGTGGAAGCTGACCGTCTCGCGGATCGTGGTGGCGTGGAGCTCGGCGAAGACCGGGCGCAGTTGCTCGACGGCCCGCAGGCCGCCGGACAGGCCGCCGTAGGACACGAAACCGACCGGCTTGCGCCGCCAGACGCGTCCGGCGGTGTCGATGGCCTGCTTGAGGGAGGCCGGGAAGGAGTGGTTGTACTCGGGAGTGAGTACGACGTAGGCGTCCGCCCCGGCCAGGCGCTCGACGAACGCCCGCCCACGGGGTGAGAGATCGGGCGTCCAGTGGGCCGGCAGATCGGCATCGGCGAGGTCGGCGACGGTCAGTTCGATGTCGGTGCGGCGGCCGGCGACGGCTTCGAACCAGCGGGCCACGGTGGGCCCGAAGCGGCCCTCGCGGGTGCTGCCGACGATGAGTGCGATACGCAGTGGAGTAGTCATGCCCCTAGGTTTAGAACATCAAGTCCACTTGAGGTCAAAGCCCCGGGCGTCGAATTCCTCGCAGCCGTCGCACACCCGTCGCACACGCTTCGCATCCATCGCCGGCATCGTCGTCAGGGTCGGCGGGTGAGTGCCGACGGCGCCCCCGCCGATTGCGCTCCTTCCGACTCCAGCGTCAGGCGGTCCGCCTCCGCCATCGTGAGTACGTACAGGTTGCCGCGCGGGCAGTCGAAGACGGCCGCAGGGTCGGTGGGGTGACTGGTCACGGCTTCGAACACCGCGTTGTTCCCACGGATCTGCCGCAATTGGAGGGCCTCGGTACAGCCCAGGTTCCGGCCGGTGGTGGCCTCTTTGACATCGCTGACCTGCCGGCCCACCAGCTCGCCCACTGCTCCGCCGTTCAGGGTGACCGTGACCGCGAACGTGCCTGTCCGCGCACGGGAGATGCCGTCCGCGTCGGGCGTTCCGGGCCCGGTGCCGGCCCAGGTACCGGTCCAGGCCGCGGGCAGTGCTCCGGAGGCGGCCGCGGCCGTCGCCGCCGGCGGTGTCGGCGACGGTGAGGTCGGACCGGACGCGGACCCGCGCGGGGACGCCCCGTCACCGTCGCCGCGCCCGTGGAGTGCCACGGCGAGGGCGACGGCCGCGGCGACGACGACGGCGCCCGCAGCCGCCCCGGCCCCCCGGGACCGCAGCAACGCCTTCGCGTCGGTCCGCGGGGCGGGGGAGGAGGGCGTGGTCCCGTCAGCCGGGTGGGGAGGTACGAGCCCCTGCGCGGCCCCGGAGGGATCGGCGGCACCGCTGCCCGGCGTCGACAGCGGCGGTGGGGACAGGGGCAGGGGCGGTGCAGGCGTCGGTGTCGACACCGGTGTCTGCGAGGGTCTCGGCTCGTGCGTGGCGGGCGTGTGCGCGGGTGGCTGTGAGGCGGTGAGGAGCCGGCCGAGTGCGGTCTCCCGGTGCGCCGCCTCGGCCGTCAGCGTCCGCGGGACCACGGCCTCCCAGCCCTCCTCCTGGCCGCCCTCCAGGCGCGCGGCCACCTCCGCTGCGCTCGGGCGCTGCTCGGGGTCCTTGGCCAGGCATTCCGTCACCAGGGGCAGCAGAGCCTGCGGGACCCCGTCGAGCAGCGGCTCGTCGTGCACGATCCGGTAGAGCAGGGCCGGTAGGTCCAGTTCCTCGCCGGCCGCCAGGAAGGGGCTGCGGCCGGTGGCCGCGTAGACGAGTACCGCGGCCAGGGAGAACACGTCGGCCGGAGCCCCGGCCACGGTGCCGGTGGCCTGTTCCGGTGCCAGGAAGCCGGGGGTGCCGATGACCGTGCCGGTGCGCGTGTGGCGCGGATCGCGGACCGTCCGCGCGATACCGAAATCGATGAGGAACGGCCGCTCGGCGCCCAGCAGTACGTTCGCCGGCTTGATGTCCCGGTGGACGACTCCGGCCGCCCGCACGCTCACCAGCGCGGTGGAAAGCTCCCACCCGAGACGCCGTACGGCCGCTGCCTCCAGCGGGCCCCGGGCGCGCACCCAGTCCCCGAGCGACGGTGCGGGGACGTACTCGGTCGCCAGCCACTGCGGGGACGCACCCGGTGGGCTGAAGTCCACCACCGACACCGTCCATGCGCACCGCACCCGGTCGCTGGTGCGTATCTCCCGGTCGAAGCGCTGGGCGAAGTCCGCGTCCATGCTCAGCTCGCGGTGCACGGTCTTCAGCGCGAGCGCCCGCCCGGACGCGGTCCGGGCCAGGAACACCTCGCCCATGCCCCCGGAGCCGAGCCGCGCCAACAGTCGGTACCCGCCGATTTCCAGTGGGTCACCCGGCCGCAAAGACTCCATCTATTCCCCCCTGCACCCACGACCGTCGGCCGGTCCGCATCGCACGGACCCGCCCCCGCCGGTCATCCTGGGATGGACCCTAGAGGACGACCTGTGGATGTGGACCGCGGCCGCCCGTCCCGCGGGTCGCACCCGGCCGGTGAAGGGCCTACCGGGTGCGACCCGCGGGACGGTGGGCGCCGGGTGGCTACGCCTGCTGGGGCAGCGCGGCCTGCGGCTCTGCGGGGGTGGGGACGACGACGGGGCTGTAGTAGACGGAACGGCCCTGCTTGGAACGCTCCAGCAGACCGCGGGCGACGCCCTGTTCGAGGGTGTTGCGGACGACTCCGGCCTGGACCGTGCGCGCCGGGTGGGCGGCGCTGACGGCCTCGGCCACCTCGGCGGCCGACCTCGGCTCCGTCCCACCGGCCAGGACCGCCGTGACGAGCTCGAGCCAGGAGGGGCTGCCCGCCTCGGTCTTCACGGCGGTGTCACCGGAGGCCTTGTCCGCGGCCTTGTCCACGGCCTTGTCTGCAGCTTTGTCCGCGGCTTTGCGGGCACGGGGCGCCTTCGCGGCCGGGGCCGCGTCCGCAGCTCCGGAGGCCGTTTTGGCTGTGGCCTTGGCCTTGGCCTTGGTCACGGTTGCCTTCTTCGCACCCGCACTCTTACCCGCGCCCGCACTTGCACCCGCACGGCGTGCCGAAGGCACTGCGGCCCGCTTCGCAGCCCGCCCGGCCGGGCGAGCGGTGGTGGGCGCCGCCGCCACACCCAGTGCGTCCTGCATCCGCAGGAGGACCTTCTCGCTCTCCTCGAGCTCCCCGATCTCTTGTTGCAGTCGCTGCAGTTCTCCTCGCCGCTGTTCCTGCGCCGCCTGGTTCGCCGCGAGATCACCGGCGATCTGCTCGGCGTAGTCGTCCTTGACGCGAGTGACATTGCTGTCTGTGCTCATGAGTTCCTCGATGTCTGTCGTGTGGAATGCAGGGGCGCGGAGGTCTGCACTGCACGTGCGCTACTTGCGCCACGTGCACTACGTGTACCCGTGACACGGGATCATGTACCGGACCGGACGGGGGGAAACCTTGAGGGAGTCTTTCACAGCCACATGAGGGCCGTGTACGACACCGCAGTTGTGGTTCGAGCCGCGGACCAGCCCGTTTCG encodes:
- a CDS encoding GNAT family N-acetyltransferase, which encodes MRPESTVLVSPRADVLTETVEGFGTVRFTPVDPAADSAVLHSWVVEERAQFWGMNGASRELVQEIYEDVDRRDTHHAFMVRLDDEPVALFQTYEPAEDRVSDCYAVREGDIGVHLMLAPAAGRPRPGFSRTLVGSLIRFAFRDPAVLRAVAEPDASNAKALALLNRLGFVRQGEITLPEIDLPEIYLPEKRAVLAFLDRPAVLPPAVAIVQPS
- a CDS encoding WG repeat-containing protein → MTGGLWGYADTSGTVAVAARFDRARPFNAAGTAPVLLGEEWGPIAASTPSTRTDWPTPSAVRPLPGPPTRRCGGVLRADGSFTPVAHPEPLTGSERWITGSDGGHGAFVRELLARPPREFYPTRSAAPCS
- a CDS encoding 4'-phosphopantetheinyl transferase family protein, with amino-acid sequence MIEYVNQLGADAPVIGPAPTGPDALVWSLDTTAHILGGHRTQDALTVLDAGEREKAARLRLPGLRHRYLAAHLGLRVLLGGYLGLSPQAVPLTREDCPCCGEPHGRPAVTGNPLHFSLSHTGDIAYIALAALPVGVDIEKTPSPETVADVLRSLHPDETAELGALTPAERPEALARLWSRKEACLKATGTGLALGLVHPYVGTRPTPPPLADFTLVDLPAPDGHAAALALTHPGSTPGHGAG
- a CDS encoding NADPH-dependent FMN reductase, with translation MTTPLRIALIVGSTREGRFGPTVARWFEAVAGRRTDIELTVADLADADLPAHWTPDLSPRGRAFVERLAGADAYVVLTPEYNHSFPASLKQAIDTAGRVWRRKPVGFVSYGGLSGGLRAVEQLRPVFAELHATTIRETVSFHQFPFDEAGQPRDHEGAEQAATVLLDDLLWWGRALRTARGSDEAWSEAA
- a CDS encoding serine/threonine-protein kinase; translation: MESLRPGDPLEIGGYRLLARLGSGGMGEVFLARTASGRALALKTVHRELSMDADFAQRFDREIRTSDRVRCAWTVSVVDFSPPGASPQWLATEYVPAPSLGDWVRARGPLEAAAVRRLGWELSTALVSVRAAGVVHRDIKPANVLLGAERPFLIDFGIARTVRDPRHTRTGTVIGTPGFLAPEQATGTVAGAPADVFSLAAVLVYAATGRSPFLAAGEELDLPALLYRIVHDEPLLDGVPQALLPLVTECLAKDPEQRPSAAEVAARLEGGQEEGWEAVVPRTLTAEAAHRETALGRLLTASQPPAHTPATHEPRPSQTPVSTPTPAPPLPLSPPPLSTPGSGAADPSGAAQGLVPPHPADGTTPSSPAPRTDAKALLRSRGAGAAAGAVVVAAAVALAVALHGRGDGDGASPRGSASGPTSPSPTPPAATAAAASGALPAAWTGTWAGTGPGTPDADGISRARTGTFAVTVTLNGGAVGELVGRQVSDVKEATTGRNLGCTEALQLRQIRGNNAVFEAVTSHPTDPAAVFDCPRGNLYVLTMAEADRLTLESEGAQSAGAPSALTRRP